CGGGCATGCCGAAATCGTCGCGCAGCGCGTTGATCAGATAGCGCAGGTAGCTGTCGGGCAGCTCCGCCGGCTTCGAGACGAACAGCGCGAAAGTCGGCGGCCGCGTCTTCACCTGGGCGCCGAAGCGGATCCGGATGCGGCGGCCGTCGACCATCGGCGGCGGGTTGCGCTCGAGCATGACGCCGAGCCAGCGGTTGAACGCCGGCGTCGGCACGCGCTTGTTCCAGACCTCGTAGATCGACATGACGGCCGGCATCAGCTTCTCGACGCCGCGGCCGGTGCGGGCCGAGAAGCCGACGATCGGCACGCCCTTGACCTGCGCGAACGACGCCTCGAGCCGGTCCGTCAGCCGCTTCCACGCCTGCGTGCGGGCCTTCGGTCCGCCGGCGTCGAGCAGGTCGACCTTGTTGACGGCGATGACCAGCGCGCGGCCTTCCTCGACGACCATGCGGGCGATGGAGAGATCCTGCTTCTCCAGCATCTGCTCGGCGTCGAGCGTGACGACGACGACGTCGGCGTAGCGCACGGTCTCCAGCGTGTCGCGCGCCGACATGCTCTCCAGCTTGGCCGAGATGTTGGCGCGGCGGCGCAGGCCGGCGGTGTCGACCAGCCGGATCGGCCGGCCGCGGAAGCTCCAGTCCACGGCGATCGCGTCGCGCGTGATGCCGGCCTCCGGACCCGTCAGCACGCGCTCCTCGCCGAGCAGACGGTTGAGCAGCGTCGACTTGCCGACGTTCGGCCGTCCGATGATGGCGAGCTGCAGCGGCCGGTCGGGGGCGTCCTCGACGCCGCCGCCCTCCCACGCGACGGCCTCGGCGGCGTCGACGTCGACATCGAGCCCGGCGACGGAGCCGTCATCGCCGTCCTCGTCGGGCGCCTCGTCGTCTTGCGGCGTCGATTCGGGATCGCGCAGCAGCGGCTCGAGCGCGTCGTGCAGCTCGCCCATGCCCTGCCCGTGCGCGCCGGAGATCGCGACCGGATCGCCCAGCCCCAGCGCGAACGCCTCGCCGATGCCGGCGGCCGCCTCGGCGCTCTCGCACTTGTTGACCACCAGCACGGTCTTGCGGGCGTGCGCGCGCAGCCAGTTGGCGAAGCTCTTGTCGAGCGCCGTGATGCCGGCGCGGCCGTCGACCACGAACATCACCGCGTCGGCCGCCGCGACGGCCTTCTCGGTCTGGTGGCGCATGCGCGCCTCCAGAGCGTCGCCCTTGGCCTCGTCCCAGCCGGCGGTGTCGACGACGCCGAAGGTCAGGTCCGCGAGCCGGCCGACGCCCTCGCGGCGGTCGCGCGTGGTGCCGGGCTCATCGGCGACGATGGCGGTGCGGCGGCCGACCAGGCGGTTGAACAGCGTCGACTTGCCGACGTTCGGGCGCCCGACAAGCGCCAGGGTGCGCGTCGGTGTCGCGGGACGGTCGCGGCGGTGCCGTTTGTTCTTCGCCGGGCCGCGTGAGGCCGGCCGGCCGGCGCGGGCGTCGCTCACCGGATGGCGATCAGGCGGCCGCTGTCGGTGAGGACGTAGGCCGTCCTGTCGGCGACGATCGGTGCGATGAGAACCGGGGAGCCGATCACGATCTTGCCGAGCGGCTTGCCGTCGTACGGGGAGAGCGACAGCAGCTCGCCGTTGGAGCCGGCGACCAGCAGCCGGTCGCCGGCGAGCACCGGCCCCGACCACAGCAGCGGATCTTTCTTCTTCTTCTCGTCCTTGAACGCGGTCAGGGGCGTGACCCAGCGGATCTTGCCGTCCTCGCGGTTGAGGCAGATGACCTCGGCGGCGCCGCTGATGATGAAGATGAACCCGCCGGCCACCCACGGGGTCTGCGCGCCGGCGATCTGGCGGTCCCACAGGCGCGTGCCGCTGCGCAGGTCCACGGCCGCGATCTGTCCGGCGCTACCGATCGCGATGGCGCGGTCGCCGTCGATCACCGGGCGGCTGCGGATATCGGTCAGCGCCGCGACGGCGCCGGCACCGCGGCGCGAGCCGACCAGCGATTCGTTCCAGGCCTGCCGGCCGTTGTCGAGGCGCAACGCGACCAGTTCGCCCGAGCTGAACGGGGCGACCACGACCTCCCCGGCCGCCGCCGCGCTCGCGCCGGCCATGAACGCGGCGCTCTCGGACAGCGCCGAGTAGTCCCAGAGCGGCGAGCCGTCGACCGCGGCCAGCGCCTGGAGGCGGCTGTCGATGCTGATCGACAGCACCCGGTCCTGGAAGACCGTCGGCGCGCCGCGGACCGGCGCGCTCGCCGGCGCGCGCCAGATCTCGTCGCCCGTCGCCGGATTGAGCGCGAACACGTCGGCGAAGCCGGTCGTGACGAAAAGGCGGCCGCCGTAGAAGGCCAAACCTCCCCCGAACTCGTCGGCGTCGCGGCTCTTCTTGGGTTCCAGACGCTTGCGCCACACCAGCGCGCCGGTGGCGGCGTCGAACGCCGAGACGCTGCTGAGCGCGTCCTTCACGAACACCCGGCCCTCGGCGACGATCGGGGGCGCCAGCAACTGCCGCTCGTACGTCGAGCCGGCGCCGACGCTGGCGGTCCACGCGATCTGCGGAGCGTCCGCCAACGCGAGATGCTGCATCGAATAGTGCGCGAAACCGCCGGATTGGGGCCACGAATCGTTGGAGACGGGCTTCGGCAGCGTCAGCGGGCCGGACGCGCCGGCATCGGGATCCGGCTTGGCATCGGTGTCCTGGCTGGACACCGCCACACGCTCGCCCGGCAGCGGCGGCTTCGACGATCCGAACAGGTCGCAGCCCGTCAGCGCGACCAGCATGGCGGCGAGCGCGAACGCGCCGCCGGAGCGCGCGAAGGATTGCTTCGTCATGGTGTCGGTTCCGATTCTCGGCGCGCGGCCGTCGTCGTCGATCATGGCTTGGCGGGGGTCGGCGCCGGCGTGGGCGGCTCGCCGCCGGCCGCCGCCAGCAGCTCGCGCACGCGGTCGCGCAGCGTCGTGGGCGCGCCCGGATCGGCGGCGATCTCGATCCACAAGGTCCGCGCCCGGGCGGTGTCGCCGGCCTTCAGCGCCAGCGCCGCCGTCAATTCCATCGCCGATGGACGCAACGGCCGGCCGGCCGCCGTCAGCGGCTGCAGGCGGGCGATCAACTCGTCGGAAGGCGCCGTGTCGAACGCCTGCATGGCGCCCAGCAGGATGGCGACGTCGCGGAGATCCTCGCTCGCCGCGGCTTTGGCGGCGGCGTCGTACGCGGCGGCGGCGGCGGGTTTGTCACCCGACTCGGCTTTCAATTGCGCGATCTTGAGGCGGGCGAATCCGGCATAGGGCTCCACCCCGCCGGCCGCGATCCGCTCAAGCGCGGGAATGGCCGTTTTCGCGTCCTTGCCGGCGTCGGCCACGGCGACCGAGAAGGCGGCGCCCGCCGCCCCTCGCTGGTCGTCCCGGTAGACGCTCCAGCCCTGCCATGCGGCGACCGCGACCACGACCCCGACGCAGGCGCCCACGACCCAGTTTCCGTAGCGGTTCCACCACTCCCGGGCCTGGTCCTGGCGTACCGCCTCGTCGACTTCGCGGATTATGTCGCTCACACGCGTGTTCCCAACATCTTGCGCGGCATTCCCGCGCCGGGTTCTAGCCCGGGGCCCCAGGTTTGGCAAACCGCGCCCGGCTTTACCGTCCGGCGCGATTCTGCAAGACTTGCGGGGTCGTTCAGACCGTTCCGGGGCGCCGCGCCGACGCATGACGAATCTGCTGAATCTCGCCGACGCCCGCGCCCGCCGCCGCGTCGTGACCTTCGACCGACGGGAGTTGACCGAGCTTCTGAACCTCTACAGCCGCCGGGTCGCCTCCGGCGAGTGGCGGGACTACGCCATCGATTTCCGCCCCGGCATGGCGGTATTCTCGATCTTCCGGCACGCCGCCGAGCAGCCGCTATTCGCCATCGCCAAGGTCGCCGGCGGGCACCGTGACGGCCGCTTCCAGGTCTTCAACGGCCCCCGGCGGCTGGCGTCCGGCGACACGTTGCCGGACGCGCTGCGGATCTTCGACCGTCAACTCCGCCTGCTCGGCTCCTGACGCCGCTTGATTCCGGCGCGGCGCGCCCCTATATCGCGCGAATGAATACTGACCAGTCAGTCAATATCGATCCGGCGAACGGACCGATCAACCTGCCCCGCCCGCGACGGATCCGACGCCCGGAGGATCGGCGCCGGGAAATCGTCCATGCGGCCATGCTGCTGTTCACCGAGCGTGGCTTCGCCGCCACCAAGTTGCATGACGTCGCCAAAGCCGCCGGCGTCAGCAAGGGCCTCCCCTACCTGTATTTCCGCAGCAAGGAGGAGCTGTTCAAGGCGGTGATCGCCGAGGCCATCCTCGGCCCGCTGAACTCCGGCGCCGACCTGGTCGCCACCTTTTCCGGCACCACCGCGGCGCTACTGCGCGAGCTCGTCGCCCGGTTCCGGGTGTTCGACGACAGCCCGGCCGGAGGTGTCCTCAAGTTGGTGGTCTCCGAGGCCGGCAACTTCCCGGACGTGGCGCGCTACTTCGTCGACGAGATCGAGAAGCGCGGCCTGAAAGTGTTCGTCGACGTGCTCCACCGTGGCATGGCGCGCGGCGAGGTGCGCCCGCTGGCGGATGTCGAAGCCACCGCCGTGGCGCTGCGGTCACCGCTGGGGATGTACTCGATGTGGCGCCGCTCCCTGCTGCCGCACGATCCGTCCTCGCCATCCTGCGATGGCTTCTTCGACGCCTATCTCGATCTCATGCTCGCGGGGCTACGGCCATGAGGACGCGCGACATGTTCCTCCTCGGCATCGCCGTGCTGGCCGCGGCGGGCGGCATCGGCGCGTACATCGCCGGCCAGCGCCAGGCGCGGCCGCCGGCCCTGGCCGGCGCGGCGGCCGGCCGGCCGCTCGAGTTGTCGCCGGTCGAGATCGCCACCATCGCGCCGCGCGACCTGCGCGAGATCGTGCGCTTCACCGGCTCGACCCAGCCGGTCGACCAGACCGTCGTGAAATCACGCGTCGCCGCCAAGCTGGCGGAGGTGCTGGTGCGCGAAGGCGACCGCGTCGTGATCGGCCAGGTGCTCGCGCGGTTCGAGACGACCGACGCGACCACCCGGCTCAACGAGCGGCTGTCGGCGCTGGAGGCGGCGCGCGCCGAGGCGCGCTGGGCCGAGAAGGACCGCTCCGACAAGGAGCGCCTGTTCGAGCAGAAGGTCGTGGCCCAGACGGCGCTGGCGCAGGCCACCGCCGTCGCCGACGCCAAGAAGTCGATGGTCGCCGTCAACGAGGCCCAGGTCGAGCTCGCGCGCAAGGCGCTGGCCGACGCCGAGGTGCGCGCGCCGATGGCCGGGATCGTCGGCGAGCGTCTGGCCAATCCCGGCGAGTCGCTGCCGGTCGACGGCAGGATCCTGACCCTGCTCGACACCACGCGGGTCGAGATCGCGGCCCAGGTGCCGGCGGCCGACGTCGTGCGCCTGAAGGTCGACCAGCCGGTGGCGGCCTCGGTCGAGGGCTTCCCGGAGCGCGTCTTCCGCGCCCGCGTCGCGCGCATCAGCCCGACCACGCAGGCCGGCTCGCGCTCGGTGCTGGTGTTCGTCGAGATCCTCGACGGCGATCCGGCGCTGCGCGGCGGGTTGTTCGGCACCGGCGAGGCCGTGGTGGCGGAGAAGCTCGGCGCCATCGCGCTGCCGGTCGCGGCCCTGCGCCGCGACGCGGGCGGCGACCACGTGCTGGCGCTGCGCGACGGCGGGCTGACGCGCGTCGCGGTGAGGGCCGGCGCGCGCTGGGACCGCGGCGAGCTGGTCGAGGTCGAGGGCGTCGCGGCCGGCGAGCGCGTCGTGGTCGCCCCCCTGCCCGGCCTCAAGGCGGGACAGGCCGTCAAGGTCGAGGGCGCGAAGTAATCCCGGCCGCCGACGGAGCCGATCGATGAGACTGACCCGCATCGCCGTCGACAACCCCGTCTTCGCCGTCATGATGATGCTGGCGCTGACGGTGCTCGGGCTGTTCTCGTACCGCCAGCTCGGCGTCGAGCAGTTCCCCAACGTCGACTTCCCTGTCGTCGTGGTCAGCGTCGAGTACCCGGGCGCCTCGCCGGAGACGGTCGAGACCGAGATCTCGCGCAAGGTCGAGGAGGCGGTCAACGCCATCGCCGGCCTGAAGACTCTGACCTCGCGTTCCTACGAGGGCCGCTCCGTCGTCATCGCCGAGTTCGAGCTGTCGGTGCCCTCGACGCAGGCGACGCAGGACGTGCGCGAGAAGGTGCAGCAGATCCGCGCCCAGTTCCGCGACGAGGTCAAGGAGCCGGTCATCCAGCGCTTCAACCCCGACGACCAGCCGATCGTCTCGATCGCGGTGCGCTCGGAGCTGCGCGCGGCGCGCGACCTCACGACCATCGTCGACAAGACGATCGTCAAGCGGCTGGAGAACGTGCGCGGCGTCGGGCGCGTCACCATCGTCGGCGGCGTCAAGCGGCAGATCAACATCCAGCTCAACCCCGAGCGGCTGCAGGCGCTGCGCGTCGGCGTCAACGAGGTGATCCGCGCCGTGCGCGAGGAGAACCAGAACTTCCCGGCCGGCAGCGTCACCCGCGGCAACGACGACCGCACCATCGAGATCGACGGCCGGGTCGGCGACGCCCGGCGCTTCGCCGAGCTGATCGTCGCCCGCCGCGGCGGCGCGCCGGTCTATCTCGGCCAGGTCGCCGACATCGTCGACGGCGAGCAGGAGCTCGACAGCGTGGCTCTGCTCGACGGCAGGCGCGCGCTTGCGGTCGACATCGTCAAGGTCCAGGGCAGCAACACCATCGACGTCGCCGACGGCACGCGCCGCGCGGTCGAGGAGCTGCGCCGGTCGCTGCCGGCGGACGTGTCGCTGGAGATCGTGCGCGACACCTCGCGCGGCATCCGCAACTCGGTCGCCAACGTGCAGCGCACGATGATCGAGGGCGGCCTGCTGACCATCGCCATCGTGTTCCTGTTCCTGCATTCGTGGCGCAGCACGGTGATCACCGGGCTGGCCCTGCCGGTGTCGGTGATGGGCGCGTTCATGGTGATCGCCGCCTTCGCCTTCACGCTCAACGTGCTGACCCTGATGGCGCTCAGCCTCGCCATCGGCATCCTGATCGACGACGCCATCGTGGTGCGCGAGAACATCATGCGCCACCTCGGGATGGGCAAGTCGCACCGCGACGCCGCCATCGACGGCACCGAGGAGATCGGGCTGGCGGTGCTGGCGACCACCTTCACCATCGTCGCGGTGTTCCTGCCGGTGGCGTTCATGGGCGGCATCATCGGCCGCTTCTTCTTCCAGTTCGGCATCGTGGTGTCGGCCGCCGTGCTGCTGTCGCTGTTCGTGTCGTTCACCCTGGACCCGATGCTGTCGAGCGTGTGGTACGACCCGCAGGCGCATGGCGGCGGCCGCATGGCGCGCGCGCTGGAGCGCGTCCAGGACCGGCTCAACGCCGGCTACCGCGCCCTGCTGCTGGTGGCGCTGCGCTGGCGCAAGACCACGCTGCTGGTGGCGCTGCTGGCCTTCGTCGGCTCGTTCGGGCTGGCGCGCTTCGTCGGCGTCGAGTTCGTGCCGCAGGCCGATCTCGGCGAGCAGGTCGTCAGCGTCGAGACGCCGGTCGGCTCGTCGCTGGAGTACACCACCGCCAAGCTGCGCCAGGTCGAGGCCGCGATCCGCGAGTTCCCCGAGATCGCCTACACCTACGGCACCGTCAACACCGGCGCGGTGCAGGGCAAGAACCAGGCGAGCCTGTACCTGCGCTACGTCGAGGTGCTCAAGCGCAAGCGCACGCCCGAGCAGATGGCGCAGCCGATCCGCGACCGGCTGGCCTCGATCCCCGGCATCCTCGTCTCCGTCAACATCCCCGGCGGGCCCGGCGGCGGCGTCCAGAAGCAGATCCAGATCTCGCTGCAGGGCCCCGACATGGCGACGCTCGACCGGATCTCGACCGACGTCATGGCGCGGCTGGCGGCCGTGCCCGGCGCCGTCGACATCGACCGCAACCTGAAATCCGCCCGCCCCATCCTCTCGGTGCTGGTGAACCGGGACGCGGCCTCCGACCTCGGCCTGGGCACGGCGCAGATCGCCGCCACGCTGCGGCCGCTCTTCGCCGGCGACGAGACCAGCGTGTGGCGCGCGCCCGACGGCGAGAACTACGGCGTGCTGGTGCGTCTGCCCGCCACCGACCGCTCCGGCCGCGCCGACCTCGACCGCATCTGGATCGCCGCCGGCGCCGATCTGTCGGGCGCGCCGCGCATGGTGCAGCTCGGCCAGGTGGCGGAGATCGTCGAGACCACCGGCGCCTCGCAGATCAACCGCCGCGACCTGCAGCGCGAGGTGCAGATCACCGCCAACGCGTCCGGCCGCTCGACCGGCGACGTCGGCCGCGACGCGCAGGAGATCCTGAAATCCATCCAGCTGCCGCCGGGCTACCGCTTCGTGGTCGGCGGCTCGAGCAAGGATATCGCCGAGAGCATGTCTTACGCCGGCCAGGCGCTGGGACTGGCGGTGATCCTGATCTACCTGATCCTCGCCTCGCAGTTCGGCAGCTTCCTGCAGCCGCTGGCCATCATGCTGTCGCTGCCGCTGTCGCTGATCGGCGTGTTCCTCGGCCTGCTGATCGCCGGCTCGACGCTCAACATCTTCAGCATCATCGGCTTCATCATGCTGATGGGCCTGGTGACCAAGAACGCCATCCTGCTGGTCGATTTCGCCAACCAGGCCATGCGCCGCGGCGCCTCGATCCAGGACGCGCTGCTGGAGGCCGGCGTCATCCGCCTGCGGCCGATCGTCATGACCACGCTGGCGATGATCTTCGGCATGCTGCCGCTGGCGCTGGGTCTGGGCGAAGGCGCCCAGCAGCGCGCGCCGATGGCCCACGCGGTGATCGGCGGGCTGATCAGCTCGACCCTGCTGACCCTGGTCGTGGTGCCGGTGGCGCTGGTCTACGTCGACCGGCTGTCGCGCTGGGGCAAGCGCCGGTTCGGCCGCAGCGCCGACGAGATGGCCGGCCACGCCATCCCGGCCGCGCCGATCGCCGCCCCGGGGCCGAAGCCGGCGGAGTGAGGGGCCGGCGGACGCGCCTTGACATCGCGGCGTTCGCGGCTATTTTCCCGGCACTTCCAAGGATTTCCGGGCCCCAGCGGCCCTAGAACGGAACAAGACCATGGCCAAGCCGACCGCTATCCTGATCAAGATGATCTCGACCGCCGACACGGGCTACTTCTACGTCACCAAGAAGAACCCCCGCACCAAGACCGAGAAGATGGAGCTCAAGCGCTACGACCCCGTCGCGCGCAAGCACGTCGCCTTCAAGGAATCCAAGATCAAGTAGGCCGCTCCCCCGAGCGCCCGCCCGAAAGGCCGCCCCACCGGGCGGCCTTTTCCGTTTCACGCCCTCTCCCCCGCTGCGCGGCGGAGAGGGCAAATAGCGCGGGCCCGAAGGGCGCTCCGCCTCCCCGCTTCCGCGATTCCATCCGCCCCGGAAACGCTCTAGTCTCCGGCCCGCATTCGCACGGACACGCACCTGGAGGAGACGACGATGAACGCCCCGCTCAGCAAGGACGACTGGAAGGCTCGCGCCACGGCGCTGGATTTCCGCGCGCAGGCCTTCATCGGCGGCAAGTACGTGGCCTCGGTCTCCGGCAAGACCTTCGACCGCGTCAACCCCGCCACCGGCCAGGTGATCGCCAAGGTCGCGGAGTGCGATGCCGCCGACGTCGATCTCGCCGTGAAGGCCGCGCGCGCGGCGTTCGAGAAGGGAACGTGGGCCAACATGCCGCCCGCCAACCGCAAGCGCGTCATGCTCAAGCTGGCCGACCTGATCCTCAAGAACCGCGAGGAGCTGGCCCTGCTCGAGACGCTCGACATGGGCAAGCCCATCGCCTTCTCGACCACGGTCGACGCGCCCGGCTCGGCCAACACCTTCCAGTGGTTCGGCGAGGCGATCGACAAGATCTACGACGAGATCGCGCCGACCCCCGGCAACGTCGTCGCCATGATCACGCGCGAGGCCGCCGGCGTCGTGGCCGCCGTGGTGCCGTGGAACTTCCCGCTGCTGATGGCGTCGTGGAAGATCGCGCCGGCGCTGGCCGCCGGCAACTCCGTGATCCTCAAGCCGGCCGAGCAGTCGCCGCTCACGGCCATCCGCCTGGCCGAGCTGGCGGCCGAGGCCGGCATCCCCGAGGGCGTGTTCAACGTGCTGCCGGGCTTCGGCGAGACCGCCGGCCAGGCGCTGGGCCGCCACATGGACGTCGACGTGCTGGCCTTCACCGGCTCGACCGAGGTGGCGAAGTACTTCCTGAAGTACTCCGGCGAATCCAACATGAAGCAGGTCTGGCTCGAGGCCGGCGGCAAGTCGCCCAACATCGTGCTGGCCGACGCGCCCAACCTCGACGTCGCCGCCCGCCGCGCCGCCTTCGGCATCTGGTTCAACCAGGGCGAGGTCTGCACCGCCGGCTCGCGCCTGATCGTCGAGGACAAGATCAAGGACCAGTTCCTCGAGAAGGTGATGGCGGTCGGCCAGAAGATGCAGCCCGGCGATCCGCTCGACCCCAAGACCCAGATGGGCGCCATGGTCGACGAGACGCAGACCAAGCGGGTGATGGGCTACATCGAGGCCGGCAAGAAGGAAGGCGCCGAGCTGCGCATGGGCGGCAAGCAGGTGCACATCGAGAACGCCGGCAACTTCATCGAGCCGACGGTGTTCGACAAGGTCGACAATAAAATGAAGATCGCCCAGGAGGAGATCTTCGGCCCGGTGCTGTCGGTGATCTCCGTCAAGGACGCCGAGGAGGCGGTGCGCGTCGGCAACGACACGATCTACGGGCTGGCGTCGGCGGTGTTCACCTCGGACATCAACAAGGCGTTCAAGATCGCCAAGGGCCTGCGCACCGGCTCGGTGTGGGTCAACACCTACGACGGCGGCGACATCACCACGCCGTTCGGCGGCTACAAGCAGAGCGGCATCGGCCGCGACAAGTCGCTGCACGCCTTCGACAAGTTCACCCAGATCAAGACGACATGGATCCAGCTGGGGTGAGCGGCTGACGCGATTGCGAGACTCACGCGGGGCGGCCGAAAGGCCGCCCCGCTTCGCTCTTGCCCCCTCTCCCCGCGCAGGCGGGGAGAGGGTTGGGGTGAGGGGCTTCGTCCCACTGCTCAGGTCCCATCGACGCCGAGCGACGCACGTCGCGACGTTGCGCAATAGTACCATATATGTTACCACCGCACTCGTGATCGAACTCCTCGAATATCAGACCGAGGATACCAAGCGACCGTTCGGCGATTGGTTTGATTCGCTCGACGCCATCGCCGCCGTCAGGATCAACACCGCGTTGACGCGGCTGGCGGCGGGCAATCTCTCGAACGTCGAACCGGTCGGCGCCGGCGTCGCGGAGTGCAAGATCGACTGGGGGCCGGGCTACCGTATCTATTTCGGCAAGGATGGCGAGCGGATCGTCATCCTGCTGACCGGCGGAACCAAGAAGCGGCAATCCGCCGACATCGCGAAGGCGAAGCGGTTCTGGGATGACTACAAACGACGCAAGCGACTATCGCGGGCGCCGTGACGGTGAGGCCGGTGGAGGGTCGTATGGGACTGACGCGCGACTTCAAGGAAACGGTTCGGGCCCGCGTGGTACGCGATCCGGCGTTCCGCGCCGCCCTGCTGCGCGAGGGCATCGACACCATGCTCGCCGGCGACGTCGATACCGGCAAGGCGATCCTGCGCGACTACATCAAGGCGACGGTGGGATTCGAGAAGCTCGCCGCCGGCACCGGCACGCAGGCCAAGAGCCTGATGCGCATGTTCGGCCCGACGGGAAACCCCCAGGCCCGCAACCTGCTGAACGTGATCGGCTATCTGCAGCGCGACGCGGGCGTCCGGCTGCAGGTCGCCGTGACCCAACCGAGCGCCAAAGCGCGCGTCCTCCGTCCGAAGCCGTCGCGCATCGCGGCGTAGCGCCCGCTCCGCCGTCGTTGCCGCGACGCACGCCGCCAACCTACCCCGCCTCCGGCCCCGTGTACGTCACGCCCTCCTGCGGCACGTGCCGCCATTTCACGCCCTGCGCCTTCTCCTCGATGTAGTGCGCCAGCGTGCTGAAGCTGCGCGGGATCATCACGAAGGCGGCGGCGCATTCCGGCGGCAGGCGCACACTATCGTAGCGGATGACTGTAGCGCGTTTCCCGCGTAGCGTGTAAATAGTGGGTAATCTTTCGATCAACATGCCCGGCGCTTCCGCGGCGTGAGTTGAAACACCCACGAGGCAGCCCATTGGCCGGCCACTCTACAATACGGATTTCTGACCTTACTCTTGATGAGGTCGTCCTGCATCTTATCGCCGGCCACACGTTGCAAGCTTCTGGCGGCGAAGAGTTCTCACTATCGCTACCGGACAGTCGGGCGATTCTTGCCTTTTACAATCAGGACCGCCGAACCTATTGGAATCCTGAAAAAGACCCGACCATCCAGGACGGCGAAATCGACCGGGTGCTCGATGCCCTGGACACGTTGCCCAAGGCGGCGACCGCTGCCGCTCGGCCGGCGGCGACGCTCCAGAAGTGGCGTCTTGTGAGAGTTGTGGCCCACCGTTTTCGCGGCCTGCACCGCCATTGCGCTGAGGCAGGCGCCGATCCGCATCCTTTCGAGCTCGAGCTTGCCGCCCATGCTTCGTTGTTCCGCGGCTTCAATGGCGCCGGCAAGACGTCGCTCGTCAGCGCGATCTGTTGGTGCCTGACCGGCTACGGTCATCGCTCGCAAGGTCTGCCGTCCGTTCTACACGAACCGATTCAAGTTCAGGTTCGAGCCGACGACGGCAACGGAGATGGCGAAGCGAAGGACAAGAGTTTTCCGCTGCCGGTGATCGTTCCCATTCCCACCGAAGCCGAGCTGGTCGCCGTGGACGGTGTTCCGAAAGTGGATACCTGGGTCCGCTTGACGTTTCGTTCTCTGATTGATGGGCGCGAAGTCGACGTCGAACGCCGGCTCGAACGGGACGGCAAACGTGCCTTCAAGACAACGGCGACAGGACTGGACAAGCTCGGCCTGCCGGATTTAGCACTTCAGGTCGGGACATTGATGCCCGGCATTGCGGCCGCAACTCGTTTCGACGACAAAACGACGCTATCGCAGGCGGTCTCGACCTTGACAGGCCTGCGGCCGCTCGCGCATTTCGGCAAGCGGAGCGAACGTCTGCATGATCGCCTGACCGACAAATATCCCAAGCAAGCGAATGACGAAAAGACGGGATGTGAGATCACGGTGGGGAAGCAACTGCAAACGCTGGCCGATCTGCTGAAGGATGGCGAGGGTCTGCCGAATCTCGATTGCGTGGTCGCCCCAACCGATGCGAAGCCCGATGCTTGGAAGGCTGGGCTTGAGGAAGCGGAAAACCGCCTCAAAACCGTCGAGACGAAGGCTGCCGCTGATGCGCTCCTGATTCTCGACACCTTGCCGCCGCTGACCGCGGAAACCGATGTGACGCGCTTCAGCACCGTCCTGACGGCGGCGGCCAACTGTTTCAGTCCGGCGGCGCTCAAGGGGCTGCCGTCGATGCAGCTTTCATCGAAGATCGGTGAAATGACCGCCGAGCACATGACCGACGCTGAGCTCGTATTGCAGGCAATCGAGGCCGAAGCGGCGGCCTTGGTTGCCCATTTG
The genomic region above belongs to Rhodospirillales bacterium and contains:
- a CDS encoding type II toxin-antitoxin system RelE/ParE family toxin, whose product is MELLEYQTEDTKRPFGDWFDSLDAIAAVRINTALTRLAAGNLSNVEPVGAGVAECKIDWGPGYRIYFGKDGERIVILLTGGTKKRQSADIAKAKRFWDDYKRRKRLSRAP
- the rpmG gene encoding 50S ribosomal protein L33, which gives rise to MAKPTAILIKMISTADTGYFYVTKKNPRTKTEKMELKRYDPVARKHVAFKESKIK
- a CDS encoding efflux RND transporter permease subunit gives rise to the protein MRLTRIAVDNPVFAVMMMLALTVLGLFSYRQLGVEQFPNVDFPVVVVSVEYPGASPETVETEISRKVEEAVNAIAGLKTLTSRSYEGRSVVIAEFELSVPSTQATQDVREKVQQIRAQFRDEVKEPVIQRFNPDDQPIVSIAVRSELRAARDLTTIVDKTIVKRLENVRGVGRVTIVGGVKRQINIQLNPERLQALRVGVNEVIRAVREENQNFPAGSVTRGNDDRTIEIDGRVGDARRFAELIVARRGGAPVYLGQVADIVDGEQELDSVALLDGRRALAVDIVKVQGSNTIDVADGTRRAVEELRRSLPADVSLEIVRDTSRGIRNSVANVQRTMIEGGLLTIAIVFLFLHSWRSTVITGLALPVSVMGAFMVIAAFAFTLNVLTLMALSLAIGILIDDAIVVRENIMRHLGMGKSHRDAAIDGTEEIGLAVLATTFTIVAVFLPVAFMGGIIGRFFFQFGIVVSAAVLLSLFVSFTLDPMLSSVWYDPQAHGGGRMARALERVQDRLNAGYRALLLVALRWRKTTLLVALLAFVGSFGLARFVGVEFVPQADLGEQVVSVETPVGSSLEYTTAKLRQVEAAIREFPEIAYTYGTVNTGAVQGKNQASLYLRYVEVLKRKRTPEQMAQPIRDRLASIPGILVSVNIPGGPGGGVQKQIQISLQGPDMATLDRISTDVMARLAAVPGAVDIDRNLKSARPILSVLVNRDAASDLGLGTAQIAATLRPLFAGDETSVWRAPDGENYGVLVRLPATDRSGRADLDRIWIAAGADLSGAPRMVQLGQVAEIVETTGASQINRRDLQREVQITANASGRSTGDVGRDAQEILKSIQLPPGYRFVVGGSSKDIAESMSYAGQALGLAVILIYLILASQFGSFLQPLAIMLSLPLSLIGVFLGLLIAGSTLNIFSIIGFIMLMGLVTKNAILLVDFANQAMRRGASIQDALLEAGVIRLRPIVMTTLAMIFGMLPLALGLGEGAQQRAPMAHAVIGGLISSTLLTLVVVPVALVYVDRLSRWGKRRFGRSADEMAGHAIPAAPIAAPGPKPAE
- a CDS encoding aldehyde dehydrogenase, whose translation is MNAPLSKDDWKARATALDFRAQAFIGGKYVASVSGKTFDRVNPATGQVIAKVAECDAADVDLAVKAARAAFEKGTWANMPPANRKRVMLKLADLILKNREELALLETLDMGKPIAFSTTVDAPGSANTFQWFGEAIDKIYDEIAPTPGNVVAMITREAAGVVAAVVPWNFPLLMASWKIAPALAAGNSVILKPAEQSPLTAIRLAELAAEAGIPEGVFNVLPGFGETAGQALGRHMDVDVLAFTGSTEVAKYFLKYSGESNMKQVWLEAGGKSPNIVLADAPNLDVAARRAAFGIWFNQGEVCTAGSRLIVEDKIKDQFLEKVMAVGQKMQPGDPLDPKTQMGAMVDETQTKRVMGYIEAGKKEGAELRMGGKQVHIENAGNFIEPTVFDKVDNKMKIAQEEIFGPVLSVISVKDAEEAVRVGNDTIYGLASAVFTSDINKAFKIAKGLRTGSVWVNTYDGGDITTPFGGYKQSGIGRDKSLHAFDKFTQIKTTWIQLG
- a CDS encoding transcriptional regulator, whose translation is MGLTRDFKETVRARVVRDPAFRAALLREGIDTMLAGDVDTGKAILRDYIKATVGFEKLAAGTGTQAKSLMRMFGPTGNPQARNLLNVIGYLQRDAGVRLQVAVTQPSAKARVLRPKPSRIAA